One stretch of Thermococcus sp. 21S9 DNA includes these proteins:
- the flaJ gene encoding archaellar assembly protein FlaJ, with translation MASEKISIFTKADLNMETYLRKVLLPYMAISAVLFIVVGLMARIFPIPTGIKVLLFMIPLILLIYAAVYPYIVADSKKISINSKMPYFITYFAVLSTSEMGRSDLIKILASDPKLGAIASELKKVHTIVNRLHLSMPEAFRFLARRTPSQMFADFLDRLAYSLDSGVDLKEYLFQEQQTVMDDYQTFYEGALYDLDIFKEIYESIIISVVFIASFVIIGPIITGMDIGRMGLYAVAMTLAAELGILLVVKFRMPEDPIWADSRGIRDPRRERIKRAAIYSFMGMIITALVYVLIVKPRFALPTPFAVALVLTPFYYLGRVVDKEEKSIFRKDENFPAFIRSLSSSLAASGASLVLVLKYLSAHDFGSLTDDIKALYRRLAIRVDRDRAWDFFIAGTGSWLIGIFSEIFRESLRMGAEPDYVGLIISRNFERLVRLRRKRQQSIASFIGIIYGLTGAFAFSLAASFQVAVSISQMFSQMNINSVNNYIGDLIHVIPPSGMTFLTYIMLALMILHSLLAAMVIKLADGGHILGSARYFVILAWIFAVGMYLGQSLMEKMMGMGGGTTQLVAPLLTMLGVIP, from the coding sequence ATGGCCAGCGAGAAAATCAGCATCTTCACCAAGGCCGACCTAAACATGGAAACATACCTTAGGAAGGTTCTACTGCCCTACATGGCAATCTCGGCAGTCCTGTTTATAGTCGTCGGTCTAATGGCGAGGATTTTCCCGATTCCCACGGGGATAAAGGTTCTCCTCTTCATGATTCCTCTAATCCTCCTTATCTACGCGGCAGTTTACCCCTACATCGTAGCCGACTCGAAGAAGATATCAATCAACTCGAAGATGCCGTACTTCATAACCTATTTCGCCGTGCTCTCAACGAGCGAGATGGGACGTTCCGACCTCATCAAGATTCTCGCCAGTGACCCGAAGCTCGGTGCAATAGCGAGCGAGCTCAAAAAGGTTCACACCATAGTCAACAGGCTCCACCTCTCGATGCCAGAAGCCTTCCGCTTTCTCGCGAGGAGGACCCCAAGCCAGATGTTCGCCGACTTCCTTGACAGGCTGGCTTACTCCCTTGACAGCGGTGTTGACCTGAAGGAGTACCTCTTCCAGGAACAGCAGACCGTCATGGACGACTACCAGACCTTCTATGAGGGCGCCCTCTACGACCTCGACATCTTCAAGGAGATTTACGAGTCAATCATCATCTCTGTTGTCTTCATAGCCTCGTTCGTCATCATAGGTCCGATAATCACCGGTATGGACATCGGCAGGATGGGCCTCTACGCCGTTGCCATGACCCTCGCGGCAGAGCTGGGAATACTCCTCGTCGTCAAGTTCAGGATGCCGGAAGACCCGATATGGGCCGACAGCAGGGGAATACGGGACCCGCGCAGGGAGCGTATAAAGCGCGCCGCGATTTACTCGTTCATGGGCATGATTATTACGGCCCTCGTCTACGTGCTTATCGTGAAGCCACGCTTTGCCCTCCCCACGCCCTTTGCGGTCGCCCTGGTGCTTACTCCATTCTACTACCTCGGGCGTGTTGTGGACAAGGAGGAGAAGTCCATATTCAGAAAGGACGAGAACTTCCCAGCATTCATAAGGAGTCTCAGCTCATCCCTTGCCGCGAGCGGTGCCTCGCTCGTGCTCGTTCTCAAGTACCTGAGCGCCCACGACTTCGGTTCGCTCACCGACGACATCAAGGCCCTTTACAGGAGACTCGCCATCCGTGTCGATAGGGACAGGGCCTGGGACTTCTTCATAGCGGGAACGGGGAGCTGGTTAATCGGTATATTCTCAGAGATATTCCGCGAGAGCCTCAGGATGGGTGCGGAGCCGGATTACGTTGGCCTTATCATCAGCAGGAACTTTGAGAGGCTCGTCCGCCTCAGGAGGAAGAGACAGCAGAGCATAGCGAGCTTCATAGGCATAATCTACGGTCTGACAGGTGCCTTCGCGTTCTCCCTAGCCGCATCGTTCCAGGTTGCGGTCTCGATAAGCCAGATGTTCTCCCAGATGAACATCAACTCCGTCAACAACTACATAGGAGACCTCATCCACGTGATTCCGCCCTCGGGAATGACGTTCCTGACCTACATAATGCTCGCCCTTATGATTCTCCACTCCCTCCTCGCTGCAATGGTCATTAAGCTCGCTGACGGTGGCCACATCCTTGGCTCCGCGAGGTACTTCGTCATACTCGCGTGGATATTCGCTGTCGGGATGTACCTCGGCCAGAGCCTCATGGAGAAGATGATGGGCATGGGTGGAGGAACGACCCAGCTCGTTGCTCCTCTACTGACCATGCTGGGGGTGATTCCATGA
- a CDS encoding type II/IV secretion system ATPase subunit has product MAQVVSDTLEEAMARNPHLRKYVDQFRKKYGKMPEFHAQLSRDMKEIMYPNIIYPVGDPIFIHIYADPATAEKRYIVIEPRIESREEEEKYNKIRDKILELAPTRDIPEEQEEFERFLDALFDEAVLGLVKSGKGGPLGKGQRFVITKDEMEKFRYLIKRDIIGIGPLEPLARDPYIEDIHIIGANNVSLVHKIFEMMQTNITFGDDVKLADYFKNISERIGRPVSDRNPIVDGALPDGSRINIIYSPDISIKGPSATIRKFSATPISITQLIAWGTLSAEVAAYLWIALEYGMSVFVCGETASGKTTLLNSIIPFIKPGSKIFTAEDTPEVQVPHPVWQRLITRERGPEESRVTLFDLLKAALRSRPNYIIVGEIRGAEGAIAFQAMQTGHPVMSTFHAGDVKKMIQRFTGHPINVPITFIDNLNIAVFQQAVYVRGKFLRRTVSVVEIEGYYEELGGVATRNVFEWDPVADRHIFRGFNNSYILERKIAEIAGYEDPKDIYNELFLRARILQRMVELGITNYWDVYKEIKAFYLRGLEGLSFRV; this is encoded by the coding sequence ATGGCGCAGGTTGTCAGTGACACCCTTGAGGAGGCAATGGCGAGGAACCCCCACCTTCGCAAGTACGTTGACCAGTTTAGGAAGAAGTACGGCAAGATGCCAGAGTTCCACGCCCAGCTCAGCAGGGACATGAAGGAGATAATGTACCCCAACATCATCTACCCAGTGGGAGACCCCATCTTCATTCACATCTACGCCGACCCTGCCACTGCTGAGAAGCGCTACATCGTCATTGAGCCAAGGATTGAGAGCAGGGAAGAGGAGGAGAAGTACAACAAAATCCGCGACAAAATCCTTGAGCTTGCGCCCACGAGGGACATCCCCGAGGAGCAGGAGGAGTTCGAGAGGTTCCTCGATGCGCTCTTCGATGAGGCAGTGCTGGGCCTCGTCAAATCTGGAAAAGGTGGTCCCCTCGGCAAGGGTCAGCGCTTCGTTATAACCAAGGACGAAATGGAGAAGTTCCGCTATCTCATCAAGAGGGACATCATAGGTATCGGACCCCTTGAGCCCCTCGCCAGGGACCCGTACATTGAGGATATCCACATCATCGGTGCCAACAACGTCTCCCTTGTCCACAAGATATTCGAGATGATGCAGACCAACATAACCTTCGGCGACGACGTTAAGCTCGCTGACTACTTCAAGAACATATCGGAGCGCATTGGAAGGCCCGTCAGCGACAGGAACCCGATAGTTGACGGTGCCCTACCAGACGGCTCCCGTATAAACATCATCTACTCACCGGACATCTCCATTAAGGGTCCGAGCGCGACAATCCGTAAGTTCTCGGCGACGCCGATAAGCATCACCCAGCTGATAGCTTGGGGAACGCTCAGTGCGGAGGTTGCCGCCTACCTCTGGATAGCCCTTGAGTACGGTATGAGTGTCTTCGTCTGTGGTGAGACCGCTTCCGGTAAGACTACCCTCCTCAACTCCATTATTCCCTTCATCAAGCCGGGTTCGAAGATATTCACCGCAGAGGATACGCCTGAGGTTCAGGTTCCCCACCCCGTCTGGCAGAGGCTCATCACACGTGAGCGCGGTCCCGAGGAGAGCAGGGTCACGCTCTTCGACCTACTCAAAGCGGCTTTGCGTTCAAGGCCGAACTACATCATCGTCGGTGAGATTCGTGGTGCCGAGGGTGCTATAGCTTTCCAGGCAATGCAAACCGGTCACCCGGTTATGAGTACCTTCCACGCCGGTGACGTTAAGAAGATGATACAGCGTTTCACGGGTCATCCGATAAACGTTCCGATAACGTTCATAGACAACCTCAACATAGCCGTGTTCCAGCAGGCGGTCTACGTCAGGGGCAAGTTCCTGAGGAGAACGGTGAGCGTCGTCGAGATTGAAGGTTATTACGAGGAGCTCGGCGGTGTCGCTACGAGGAACGTCTTTGAGTGGGACCCCGTGGCCGACAGGCACATCTTCCGTGGTTTCAACAACTCGTACATCCTCGAGAGAAAGATAGCGGAGATTGCCGGTTACGAAGACCCCAAGGACATCTACAACGAGCTGTTCCTCCGTGCGAGAATCCTCCAGAGAATGGTTGAGCTTGGCATAACCAACTACTGGGACGTTTACAAGGAAATCAAGGCCTTCTACCTCAGGGGGCTTGAGGGCTTGAGCTTCAGGGTCTGA